A single genomic interval of Lynx canadensis isolate LIC74 chromosome A2, mLynCan4.pri.v2, whole genome shotgun sequence harbors:
- the NCLN gene encoding nicalin isoform X2 — protein MLEEAGEVLENMLKASCLPLGFIVFLPAVLLLVAPPLPAADAAHEFTVYRMQQYDLQGQPYGTRNAVLNTEARTIDADVLSRRCVLMRLLDFSYEQYQKALRQSAGAVVIILPRAMAAVPQDVIRQFMETEPEMLAMETVVPVYFAVEDEALLSIYEQTQAASAAQGSASAAEVLLHTATANGFQMVTSGVQSKAVSDWLITSVEGRLTGLGGEDLPTIVIVAHYDAFGVAPWLSHGADSNGSGISVLLELARLFSRLYTYKRTHAAYNLLFFASGGGKFNYQGTKRWLEDNLDHTDSSLLQDNVAFVLCLDTVGRGDSLHLHVSKPPREGTLQHAFLRELETVAAHQFPEVRFSMVHKKINLAEDILAWEHERFAIRRLPAFTLSHLESHRDGQRSSIMDVRSRVDSKTLTRNTRLIAEALTRVIYNLTEKGTPPDMPVFTEQMIQQEQLDSVMDWLTNQPRAAQLVDKDGTFLSTLEHYLSRYLKEVKQHHIKADKRDPEFVFYDQLKQVMNAYRVKPAIFDLLLAVCIGAYLGMAYTAVQHFDLLYRTVQRLLVKAKTQ, from the exons ATGCTGGAAGAAGCGGGCGAGGTGCTGGAGAACATGCTGAAGGCGTCGTGCCTGCCGCTCGGCTTCATCGTCTTCCTGCCCGCCGTGCTGCTGCTCGTGGCGCCGCCGCTGCCGGCCGCCGACGCGGCGCACGAGTTCACCGTGTACCGCATGCAGCAGTACGACCTGCAGGGGCAGCCCTACG GCACTCGGAACGCAGTGCTCAACACGGAGGCCCGCACCATCGACGCGGACGTGCTGAGTCGCCGCTGCGTGCTCATGCGGCTGCTGGACTTCTCCTACGAGCAGTACCAGAAGGCCCTGAGGCAGTCGGCCGGCGCCGTGGTCATCATCCTGCCGCGAGCCATGGCCGCCGTGCCCCAGGACGTCATCCGG CAATTCATGGAGACCGAGCCTGAGATGCTGGCCATGGAGACCGTGGTCCCTGTGTACTTTGCCGTGGAGGACGAGGCCCTGCTGTCTATCTACGAGCAGACGCAGGCCGCGTCCGCCGCCCAGGGCTCCGCCTCCGCTGCCGAAG TGCTGCTCCACACCGCCACTGCCAACGGCTTCCAGATGGTCACCAGCGGGGTCCAGAGCAAGGCCGTGAGTGACTGGCTCATCACCAGTGTGGAG gggCGGCTGACCGGGCTGGGTGGAGAAGACCTTCCCACCATCGTCATCGTGGCCCATTACGATGCCTTCGGAGTGGCCCCT TGGCTGTCACACGGTGCGGACTCGAACGGGAGCGGCATCTCTGTGCTGCTGGAGCTCGCCCGCCTCTTCTCCAGGCTCTACACCTACAAGCGCACCCACGCCGC GTACAACCTCCTGTTCTTTGCTTCTGGAGGGGGCAAGTTCAACTACCAGGGAACCAAGCGCTGGCTGGAAGATAACCTGGACCACACGG ACTCCAGCCTGCTCCAGGACAACGTGGCCTTCGTCCTGTGCCTGGACACCGTGGGCCGCGGGGACAGCCTGCACCTGCACGTGTCCAAGCCGCCCAGGGAGGGGACGCTGCAGCACGCCTTCCTGCGGGAGCTGGAGACG GTGGCCGCCCACCAGTTCCCGGAGGTGCGGTTCTCGATGGTGCACAAGAAAATCAACCTGGCGGAGGACATCCTGGCCTGGGAGCACGAGCGCTTTGCCATCCGCCGGCtgcctgccttcaccctgtcCCATCTGGAGAGCCACCGCGACGGCCAGCGCAGCAGCATCATGGATGTGAG GTCCCGGGTCGACTCTAAAACCCTGACGCGCAACACCAGGCTCATCGCGGAGGCCCTGACCCGAGTCATCTACAACCTGACCGAGAAG GGCACCCCCCCAGACATGCCGGTCTTCACGGAGCAGATG ATCCAGCAGGAGCAGCTGGACTCCGTGATGGACTGGCTCACCAACCAGCCCCGCGCGGCCCAGCTGGTGGACAAGGACGGCACGTTCCTCAGCACCCTGGAGCACTACCTGAGCCGCTACCTGAAGGAGGTGAAGCAGCACCACATCAAGGCGGACAAACG GGACCCCGAGTTTGTCTTCTATGACCAGCTGAAGCAGGTGATGAATGCCTACAG GGTCAAGCCAGCCATCTTCGACCTGCTGTTGGCCGTCTGCATCGGCGCCTACCTCGGGATGGCCTACACGGCGGTCCAG CACTTCGACCTCCTGTACAGAACCGTTCAGAGACTGCTCGTGAAGGCCAAGACGCAGTGA
- the NCLN gene encoding nicalin isoform X1 produces the protein MLEEAGEVLENMLKASCLPLGFIVFLPAVLLLVAPPLPAADAAHEFTVYRMQQYDLQGQPYGTRNAVLNTEARTIDADVLSRRCVLMRLLDFSYEQYQKALRQSAGAVVIILPRAMAAVPQDVIRQFMETEPEMLAMETVVPVYFAVEDEALLSIYEQTQAASAAQGSASAAEVLLHTATANGFQMVTSGVQSKAVSDWLITSVEGRLTGLGGEDLPTIVIVAHYDAFGVAPWLSHGADSNGSGISVLLELARLFSRLYTYKRTHAAYNLLFFASGGGKFNYQGTKRWLEDNLDHTDSSLLQDNVAFVLCLDTVGRGDSLHLHVSKPPREGTLQHAFLRELETVAAHQFPEVRFSMVHKKINLAEDILAWEHERFAIRRLPAFTLSHLESHRDGQRSSIMDVRSRVDSKTLTRNTRLIAEALTRVIYNLTEKGTPPDMPVFTEQMQIQQEQLDSVMDWLTNQPRAAQLVDKDGTFLSTLEHYLSRYLKEVKQHHIKADKRDPEFVFYDQLKQVMNAYRVKPAIFDLLLAVCIGAYLGMAYTAVQHFDLLYRTVQRLLVKAKTQ, from the exons ATGCTGGAAGAAGCGGGCGAGGTGCTGGAGAACATGCTGAAGGCGTCGTGCCTGCCGCTCGGCTTCATCGTCTTCCTGCCCGCCGTGCTGCTGCTCGTGGCGCCGCCGCTGCCGGCCGCCGACGCGGCGCACGAGTTCACCGTGTACCGCATGCAGCAGTACGACCTGCAGGGGCAGCCCTACG GCACTCGGAACGCAGTGCTCAACACGGAGGCCCGCACCATCGACGCGGACGTGCTGAGTCGCCGCTGCGTGCTCATGCGGCTGCTGGACTTCTCCTACGAGCAGTACCAGAAGGCCCTGAGGCAGTCGGCCGGCGCCGTGGTCATCATCCTGCCGCGAGCCATGGCCGCCGTGCCCCAGGACGTCATCCGG CAATTCATGGAGACCGAGCCTGAGATGCTGGCCATGGAGACCGTGGTCCCTGTGTACTTTGCCGTGGAGGACGAGGCCCTGCTGTCTATCTACGAGCAGACGCAGGCCGCGTCCGCCGCCCAGGGCTCCGCCTCCGCTGCCGAAG TGCTGCTCCACACCGCCACTGCCAACGGCTTCCAGATGGTCACCAGCGGGGTCCAGAGCAAGGCCGTGAGTGACTGGCTCATCACCAGTGTGGAG gggCGGCTGACCGGGCTGGGTGGAGAAGACCTTCCCACCATCGTCATCGTGGCCCATTACGATGCCTTCGGAGTGGCCCCT TGGCTGTCACACGGTGCGGACTCGAACGGGAGCGGCATCTCTGTGCTGCTGGAGCTCGCCCGCCTCTTCTCCAGGCTCTACACCTACAAGCGCACCCACGCCGC GTACAACCTCCTGTTCTTTGCTTCTGGAGGGGGCAAGTTCAACTACCAGGGAACCAAGCGCTGGCTGGAAGATAACCTGGACCACACGG ACTCCAGCCTGCTCCAGGACAACGTGGCCTTCGTCCTGTGCCTGGACACCGTGGGCCGCGGGGACAGCCTGCACCTGCACGTGTCCAAGCCGCCCAGGGAGGGGACGCTGCAGCACGCCTTCCTGCGGGAGCTGGAGACG GTGGCCGCCCACCAGTTCCCGGAGGTGCGGTTCTCGATGGTGCACAAGAAAATCAACCTGGCGGAGGACATCCTGGCCTGGGAGCACGAGCGCTTTGCCATCCGCCGGCtgcctgccttcaccctgtcCCATCTGGAGAGCCACCGCGACGGCCAGCGCAGCAGCATCATGGATGTGAG GTCCCGGGTCGACTCTAAAACCCTGACGCGCAACACCAGGCTCATCGCGGAGGCCCTGACCCGAGTCATCTACAACCTGACCGAGAAG GGCACCCCCCCAGACATGCCGGTCTTCACGGAGCAGATG CAGATCCAGCAGGAGCAGCTGGACTCCGTGATGGACTGGCTCACCAACCAGCCCCGCGCGGCCCAGCTGGTGGACAAGGACGGCACGTTCCTCAGCACCCTGGAGCACTACCTGAGCCGCTACCTGAAGGAGGTGAAGCAGCACCACATCAAGGCGGACAAACG GGACCCCGAGTTTGTCTTCTATGACCAGCTGAAGCAGGTGATGAATGCCTACAG GGTCAAGCCAGCCATCTTCGACCTGCTGTTGGCCGTCTGCATCGGCGCCTACCTCGGGATGGCCTACACGGCGGTCCAG CACTTCGACCTCCTGTACAGAACCGTTCAGAGACTGCTCGTGAAGGCCAAGACGCAGTGA